Genomic DNA from Echeneis naucrates chromosome 14, fEcheNa1.1, whole genome shotgun sequence:
CCTGGTGATGATGGCTAGGTGGGGTGGGGCCATGCAGGCACCCATAAAGAGGACCACATTTTCATGCCTGGTCTGTCTGTAGTTCATCACCTCCTTTTTAAAGAGCTTTAGATGGTCCTGATTGTTCCCGTCGATCTCAAGAAGTCGGATGGCTACCTCGCCATGCCACCGACCTTTGTGCACTTTTCCCCAGCGGCCCTGCTTGACCGGAGAACTGCCTCAGCAACAGGGCCTTATCTGAATATGACATGTGCACCACTCTAATGTGCACCTCTTTTGAGTTGCTCACCTTTCCTATGAGCTCTCCGAGGTCCAGCTGTTCAAATGGGATGTCCCACTCCTGAAGATAGACACTGGTCTGACTCGCTTTGCGGGAAATGGGGCCCTTCCACTGATTCCCCCGAGAGCTGGGCAGATCGTCCAACTCGTCACCGTCCAACTCTCCGTCCGAGCCCATGTTCATCCTGATCTCCTCTCTGTCATACTCATCTTCACCGTCGTCCTCattctcatcttcttcttcttcattctcctcttctgcctctGGGTCTTCATCCTCAACCTCAAtttcctcttccccttcctACAAGAGTGCAGAGATGAATCTGGAATTTTACTCCatatgaaatgataaaacatgaaatacttCCAATGGAAGGTAACTTAAATGGCAAATGATTTTTACAAAttcaagaaaaaatatttatctgcattttccTATTGTATTGTCTGGTAGTTCATAGTGTCTTCCTCCGTATACACCACCTTCACTGCCTGGGAATATACTTGATGTTAATGGAGGAGGAGTCAGGAGAAATGTGCCGTTCTTTTTATTACATTCGGTAAAATGTGAGCGAGCATTGACTTTAATCTaatcacttttcttttgtcacCAGCTTTATGTTGCTGCCTCCGTTGTAAAAGCTGTCAAATGGTAGTGTCAGCAAAACTCTGCTGGTTCAATTAACAACATCACAACCTCAGCATGAGCATGGGCAAAGAGGTCAGCCTGGTTCCAACACATAAATCTATAAGAAACCCCTCATTTGGGCCTATTTTAATGGCATCGATAATAACTTAGCATATTAAGGAACTCACTAAAATGACTAGCTATTTCTGAATGAATGGAGTTCTATTGGCCTTTTAACTGCTAAGTATAGAAGTTAGTTTGACCTGCTATGCTCTCCTTTGACAGCTAATATTCATAACTGGTTTGGCTGTCATAACAAACATGCAGTCAGATCCTTTTATGTGATTATGGTGTGTGCCAAAATCTCCAGTATCAGCGTTGTTTAAAGTTGAAAGTGTCAGCCCAGTGCTATTAACAGTTATTGCAGAGcaactatttttatttcataagtGTTATTTTACACAACACATTATACTGAGAGAAAAACCTGTGATGCACTGTAGCTTCATGCAGATGGAAAGTtacctcttcatcttcatcttctaccaGCCCTGCGTGTATATCATCCGCTGTCTGCTCTATCTCAGTACTGAGGTAAAGACAGGTATTGGAGAGATAAACATAAATTATAATGAAACTTTTGTTTCTTCAGAGAAATTaagttcacttgtttttttttttatatgaatatcTTACACTGTGTCTTGTAGGACATCAGAATGCAAATGAGCAGGACTGGAGACATCTGtcgagaaaaaaaagatggtttgTGAAAGCAGAACCCctcttgtgttttctgtgcctCATTGCCAAACACATATTTGGTATGAGAGCCCATGCAATTCCCCAGCACGACCAGCAGATGGCACCAAAAGGCTATTAAGTGTCAATGCAATCCCAGTGCTGGCACACAGTGAAGGACGGTTACAGTAACCGCTACCACCCTAAAAGCAAACAtgcagaggacagagagcgCTGCAGGGAATCCACGTTTTGGAGAGAGGGATAATGGGACACTAGCAATGTGGCATGACATTTCAGGACTGTCAACTCACCAGGGAAGATAAACTGCTGTCTGTGCTGAAAGTAACAGGCAGCTTTTGCAAAAAGAGAAGGGAAAGACCATCAAGCATAGCATGACTCTTGTTAGGAAAGGTTAAGTTAACATCTTGTAAAAAAGCACAGTCGTGCTTCATGTTATAttaaagagagaggaggagagacacgTGTGAGGCCCATTCTTTACAATTGTATATTAATGAAGTGTGATGCTAGCATGCTCATTTCAACATGTGcattgtgtctgtatttgtttatatgtttttccCATGCGTCCTTCTGAAGCTGAGCTTACCCGGAAAGTTGAAGCGGCTGTCGCGATGACCTTTGGGTGAAGGGTTGGGTGGTGGTGTGGCGCTGGGAGGGTTGCTCTGCTGGAAGGGTGCCGGGGAGGATGGTGTGGATGAAGTGGTAGAGGACGGATTGCTGCTCGAGTCCAGCTGGTTTAGCACTGGTGGATGGTCCTGGTGGAACAAGGAAGTTCAATTTCTATTGCAGAAATTGGCCATAATTTTGAGGGCTGTGTTATGGTAAGGGAAAGATTCTtcaatggaataaaaaaaaattgagattaTCACCTTCAACTGACCCAATTGAAGATTATGATGACATTGTGGATTAGACCAAGGGGAAGAGAAGTAATAGCTGCACTAAGAATCTATAATCGTTTAAACTGACTACATGCAGTGATGCAAAACTGCTACACTTTGATGTAGCTATTTGATTTGGCCTTGCAGGGAAAAGTATACCTTCTCTTAAGGCAGGAGAAGCTGAAACTCTGCATGAAACTGCATGACGAGGATGAAGAGGGTTTGCCAAAATGGCCCTTGCCCTCTGAGAGGCTCCAGCTTCATTAATGCAGTCAAGATCATTTAGGCTAGTGCTAGTTTTTTGGCAGTGTTTGACCACATTCCTCAGTTTATTCTTGTTTGAGATGCTGAGGTTACTAAACCAACAGATCATAACAAAGGTTAAAATGGATTCAATTAAGATGAATAAAACGTTTTTGAAGAAACATTACATTAGTCAACATTAAAACCGCTCAATTTCCTCAGATAAAACAACCTCTGATTTCCATTCTTACACATGTCGTCTGAGTTAGTCTCAAAAGACAGTTTATCATCCAGGATGGTGCCTAAATACTTGTATTGATTGACTATTTCCACCGCTGTCCCTTTAACAGAGGTTTGGGCTGTAGCAAGTGGTTTCTTTTGAAAATCAAGGatcacgtttttgtttttgatacgTTAAGTTGCAGGTAAGATTCATCACACCATCTAACAAAACAGTCAAGGACTGGTCCATGTCACACCTCATGGTCCTGGAAGAGGCTGAAAATCACAGTCATCAGTGAATTGTATTATAAACCTTGACTCGGACATGCTCTGCGGTTGTCAGAAAATCAACTAGCCAAAATCAATGCTGGGTATTTTTGGAAGCCTGTGAGCAAGAATATGaaattttttttaccttctttgTAATGGCCTTGGGTAGTGTGCCAAACTGGGGTGCTTCTGATGGCCGGTCCACAGGGTTGTTTATATCAGATGGAACAGACTCAGTCCTCCGAATTTTGGCAACTAGAACAGAAATCAGTAATGTCACATATATGTTCAGTGACTTGTGGAAATTCCACAGTAGAGTgggaattaaattaaacttacTTGGGAGAAAGGAGATTCTGCAGGATGGTGCTTCCTTTGTGCATTTGTTGTGGCACTTTAACCTGCACAAAAAGTAGGCAGCACATGAGACCCTGTTGCAATCAGCAGATGGCACCCAGGAATACCCCTCAAATCCAGAACAACACCTACTCAAGGCCCGAATTAGTCCTTGAAATAGTTTTCTTATGTACTGGCATTATAAAATCCACAAGAATAAATAATTTCCAATGGATTTAAGTGTCATTTAAAAGAGAAAGCACTCAACCTACCGACAATGTTTGCACTTTACCCCAAACATCATGTTCTTCTGGCACACCTGGCATGTCTGGGACAGCCAGGACTTGGTTGAGAACCTAGACAAAGAAAATATCTTCTCTAAGAACTATTGCATTACATTACTTGAGTTAAACCTCAAGTTACCTTGTTTGCTTTCTTGGTTTCAGGAAGAATATGCTTAGGCGAAAGATCTACCTGTGTGTGACTGCTAGGCCTATGTCCCTCCTCACTGCTTGTGGGGAGCTGCGATGCACTGCTACATTATCTAGCCAGGGAATAAAGGGGAGAAAAGGAGACGTATTTATGGGTGGGTCAGCTTGTGTCAAGAAAGATATGAAAGATATTTAATGAATTTACACCAGTGTTTAATCACATTCTAAATGGAGCATTTCAGGGACAGGGTCAAACCACATTTGGAAGAGAACAAAAGGTAATTTTCCAGAACCCAAATTTGAGACAGATCCTAGTGCATGAAAGGTCTGATGTTAAACAGACTATTTCAGATACATGTAGACccaaattaacaaaataatttaaattaaattaaaatgcatataTATTAATGACTCACTCTTAATGGTGCTGTGCTCTTCCATTAGGGTGGGTGTGCCAGGCAGAGTGTAAGGTGCTGTGGTAGCAGCCGTGGTGACTCCTGGAGTACGCGCTGACATGGTAGGGTAGCGAGATGGCAAGTCCTCATGCCCATTACCGTTGACTTGCATATTTAGGAACAACTTGTTCTTTCGCACGCATCTGaaggaaagcaaaaataaagaggaaTGAAGATGTGTTGATCTTGTCTAGTTGCTAGATGACTCTGCGGGTTCACAGCATCACTTACACACTGTAATGTGCGATGGAGGTTATGTaagggatggagagagacatgTTTGGATACTTAAATAGCACTGGCATAGGTCCGTTCCAGGGTGACGCTTTAACACCCAGGCTGATCTCACAGGGACTGAAGCACCAAACAGTGCCAGTTCTTTGGTTTATACCATGCATGCACTTACGCATGTGAGTAATCACATAGTTCTGTTCAGCTAGCCATCAAATCTGTCACCTGGATAAACTAGGAGTATTATGTGGATGTACATTGGAAGCACTGAATCTATGTCAGGCATGTTTACTTTTTCCCCAGTAAAGCTTCCCATAAACAGAGAGGATATTATGGGTAAACATgtggcttgtttgtgtgtgtttgcatccaATCACAATagagacaaagggagaaaaaaatgaggGAAAGAGAGATTATGTTTGTGTTGCCACCTCTGAGCATTAGTCCTCGGAAATACTTCCTGTTTTGACTCATAATCTCTGGGAATCTATGTGGGGATTAGCTCTACTCATATACAGTGAGAGCAAAAGAGCAACAGGCAGGATGTGAAGGGATGCAGAAAAGGAATAGGGAGTGAGACTGGATGTGAATCTGGGTGAACCTTTGTCCATGTCCTGATAATGGGTCTGCAGCCAGAACAGGACACCAGTGAGACGCTTTCAGGAAAACTGCTACAGCAACTTATATTATAACAGCATAGGTGATAGGTGAATGTGGCAACAACCCATTTACAGTTACTCCACTGTTATCATGCTCATTTAAGTGGGGCACAGCTCCCCCTACTGCTATTCTCTTTCTCAACATTTGCTTGGGCTTAATTTATCTACAGTGTGGTAAACTTATATGTTCAGTGTTTAATTTTGCAGcatggtggtgcagtggttggcactgttgcCTCAGAGCAATAAAGTTCTGGCTTTGCTCCCCAGTCTGGggctttctctgtggagttagCATATAGCATGTTCCTGATAGATccttaggttaactggtgattttTAATTGTCTCTAGGAGTGAGTGTGGGCGTGAATGATTGTATGATTGTATTTGCTTCTAGCTCTgagatggactgatgacctgtgTTGCCTGAGAGTAGGACTGCACAACACGAGACCCGGGTGGATGTGCAGTGTGGAAAATGGATGAACTGATGTTTAATTTTACAGTGTTCAAGGACAGTCTGGCCTTATGAATATGAAAATTCCCCTCTGTGTATCAAAGACAATCATTCAAATGGATACAATTTCTGTGCTTATAAACGCTGTCCTGGTTTCTTAGTGTAAGTTTTCTTACCAACTATCTTACCTCAACCTTCACAATTGTTTCCCACTATGGCTCTGAAACGCATTGCTGGATACGTATTATACACTACATAGTATATGTCAAAGAGAACGAATCatctttcatccattttctatTAGTAGTGAAATGCTGGTTCTTTCAGAAGAATAATAAAGTTTGGATTCCTAATGCTGTTCATTAGTCAAAGAAAGCTCTCACAGCAAACATCAAATTCCTGCAAAGAATCAAATGAGCAGCACAGCATGTTTTCCCACACTCCCCAGTATCTGTAAACCTGTGTGAACAAAGGCAACAGTCTGTTATAGTAACATTGTGATATGAGGATTCCCACCCAGCTCTGCTCTGACCTACATATGAAAAGCTTGGGACAAAGTACATGTTGTAACGGTGTGTGAATCCAGACAGTTTGATGTGAGCACCTACTTGTTGGTGGGAGGGTCTTCAATGCGGTTTCCCAGCTGGGACTCGTGGCTTTTGCTGCGTGTCAGGGTGATATTGGGGAGTAGGTGCAGCACCTTGCGGGAAGGTGGGGGAGGGGTGCAGGGTGGCTTCAGGCGGTGACGCCTTTTTGAAGGTGGCGTTATAGGTGGGGTGGAGGTGTGCCCGTGAAGCCGAGCTGCATGAGCTAAGGACATGGGGAATGGGTCTGTAAGAGGACTCtcactgtgaatgtgtgatgCCAGAGCCTCAGGTGTGGGCGCTGCTGACACTGAACCAGAGCGGGGGTGAGGGAAGGTGGCAGAGGGTGTGGATGGGGTGGACTGTATGGTGGATGGTCTAGCTAGAGGTGAGGGACTGTGAGGGCGGAGTGGAGTCCCCAGGCTAGTTAGCTGGTCTGCAGTCAGAAGAGAGCCGCTGTCCCTCCTGGTGGGCTCAGACAGCCATGGACCACCGTCTTCCCTCAGTTCACCTCCTGGAAAGACGTCAGCACAGATGTGACGCACTGGTACAAAACCCAACAAGGATACAATACGATGCCTTTAATCAAAGAGGTTACCATGGAGCAAAGGCCAGTACCTGATTCAGTGGCACTCTTCAGGCAAGAGAGGGCAGCACTGAGTCTCACACATTCTTCTGAAGTGGAGCCAAGTCTTCTCATTGTGTCCCTCACCTGAGCAACTGTCATTTGCAGTAAGGCATCCAGGGACAGTTTTTCTACCACTGCCTGCAGGGGGGCAACAGAAAGTAAGAGAGATGGTGGGcaatgtacaaaaacaacaaatatacatCCATCCCATCATACTATATTGCTAGGAAGCTCtacaacaagaagaaaataacGGCATATTTATAAGATGAtatcagcaaaaataaaagatttgtaATTTTTAAGTGCTATATAAGTGATTCATTGAGCCAGAACGAAGCAAATACAGTAAGTGCCCCCATTTTACGTCACCAACAAAAGTTTGAAAGCCTGAGATGTGCTGTGCCTGAATACACTGCAACCTACCTCACTTGACTTGATGCTCTCGTGCTTATTTGTCTTAGTAGTAAAATTTAACTTCATCAGAACTCAAACTATCTGGTGCTGGATCACTGTTAGACTGACTTACTTTTGTTAACATAGCTCTATATTCCGCCAAGTCTCCTGTAGGGAAATTTGCAGGCTTTTCTGTTCCACTATcaaccatttttcattttatttttttaagaaaagctaAAGAGCAGCAGGGGGTTAAAGACTGAGGTGGTATGGCTGGATGCCTAAAAGTATATACTCttaatttcacattcacttGCTGGGCCAGAAGGCAGAATGAcagcacaaacaacaaagaaagatgCAGTGATTGTGCTGTGATGTTAGGATGTTTTTTGACTGGGAAGTACGCAAATGCTTATCAGTCAGGTTAAACCCTTGCTCTGAGAGGGCAAACACTGATCTGAAAACTAGGGCAAGCTCCCACACTCGTGTTTACAGTGTAAGCAAAAGACAgagcacacacattcatatgcacgcacacacacttcagttaCACAAACTCAAGGATGAATGATGTGATATTCTGAATTGGCTGCAGGGCCTATGctcccctcccacctcctcacTCATAACAATAACATAACTATAACAACTTAGCTTGCTCACAAGACTGCTATACTAGTGCCTTGAAGAGTTATTGGACATACATTTTATGTGTGAACACAGCAATGAATGCAAAATTATTATTGAAGTGAGTTGTATATAGCATGGATCCCATAATAATTGTAACTGATTACAACACTTCAGTTGCACACACTGTAGTACTGAAACTGACAATGTGACTGGCACTGTTAATCAAAAAGGCAACTCATTTAAgccaaaggaagaaaagaaggaaggaagaaggaaatgcTCATTAAAGGATATTTCCAACATGGCATCCACATACCTGCAGAATGCGTAATATTTCATTGTCAGTTTCAGTGTAAGAAAAGAGAGGACATATTCTAAACTACAAGGAAACTACTCAGACAACActcaatgaaatgtttttggacCATTCCTTACATAATCATAGTATTGAGTCAAATCGCGATCTAATAATATTTGATCTAAATTGGTCATCAACATGCCGTGACGGCTCTACATCTTCTGGGAATGAGGATTTTTACGATGCTATGAAAACCTCTTAGCTCAGAGTTAAATTCTTAGATGGGGAGAGTGAtgagatttaaaacaaaaaagcaaacacttgCAGCAGGCATGAAAGATATGACTAAACAGAGGACGAGTAATCAGATATGGAGCCATGCtgtgaaactaaataaaaagcatGCACAGGATTCAgatatattaaagaaaaacaagtgcAGAACCTGTTAAAATAAATAGGGCAGTTAGGTCTCAAAGTGAAGCCAAACAGACAAGATCAATACAAACATACAGTAGGTGGGGGGGGATTAGTACAGTTTATAGCAGCACAGGAAGGGCAGCCAGTATAAAGAGTGAAAATTACCACTAAATTTTACTCACAAACAAATCATGTGGCTGCATGCAAGGAAATGAATGGATCTGATGTGCTTTTGTCAGGTGTGCACAAGAAGCTGCTTGCAGTGCGAAAAAACCGGTCACTTTGGTGCAAATACTGGAGCTTCTGCAGAAGCACAGGCATATTTACTGCAAAGCAATAGTAACttaaagaaatgaatgcaaACCAGTTATCTCCATCATATGACAAGATGAATAGGGACCATAGCAATAAACATAACGGTACACAGCAAGGGGAGCAATGTCCTTGTGATCTACTGTGACCTCTACTTAGCAGCAAATACCACAGAGGTAATAAATTTAAAGTTCAAAATAACTGTAGCAGCATAAGTGTGGCTCAGCAGAACACTTGACCAGCATATTGGTGAAGTCAGGGCTGCTACTGGGCAGCCCATGGTGTCATACATCACTTGGTTTTCATAGAATGACTCTAAATGGAGGCAGAGATCAGCCTAATCAAGTTCCTCTTCAATACATCAGATGCAACCACAGATCATACACGACTGCAATGATAACTTTACTGGTCTGCCTAATATTTCTGTCCACATGACAACCGTAAAGCTGTGGAGCATCAACTGTGAATTAAACCTCATGAAACAAGGTCTCACATTCATGACAGGCTCTCCCAAGAAATGATCAGCATTGATGTTTCAACAAGTGCAGTTTCAAAATGGATAGACCTGACTATGAATAGTTTAGATGAGCTGCAGGATAAATTACTATCAACCATAGGATATATTTCTAAATCACATACAACTATAATGATATATTCCAATTTGGCAAAGACAAAACCTTTtgggaaccccccccccaaacatttCTCCCATAAAAGTATTCTCCAGCTAAGATGACCTAAAGAGATACATGGCAGTAGGCTGGGAACTAGTTTGTTTATGGTAGGGTGAGTATATCTTGGCTAAGTGTCTGCTTGCCATAGTAATCTCTGTCTTCTATGTTGATATGAAatgcaactgaaaaaaaaaaaaaaaaactaagcttcttcagaaaaaaatctttcaacTTCAGATTTGTTAGAGCTCAAGTACCCcaatcatcatcataaaaatgGCTCAGCTTCTGTTTTAGAAAGGCTGGTCCCTCATTATGCATTCCTCATGCACATGTGAGTGTGGactgagcacacacactgaaaacagttCAACAGGACACAAACATAATCACACAGGCTATGGGGAGTGAGTGGGTGACAccaacacattcacacaaagcaGCATGACCTACCTCGATGAGCTCCGGCCGCAGGTTGACAGTGCGTAGCCAGTCTCGCAAATGTGGGTAGCTGTCCAGGGCCTCGGGTCTCTCTGTTTCTGGCACTTTTTGCTTGCACTGCAGCTGTTTACAGATGTATTTCATCAGCTTCACCTGCAGGGAGCAATAGAGAGCACAGTGTTGGATGGGAGGGGCAGGTTGGAGGGGAGCTA
This window encodes:
- the ksr1a gene encoding kinase suppressor of Ras 1, encoding MDSVSAKGGKMVESDEQPERESGGGGGGAAMAALHQCELIQNMIDISISSLQGLRTKCAASNDLTQQEIRTLEVKLMKYICKQLQCKQKVPETERPEALDSYPHLRDWLRTVNLRPELIEAVVEKLSLDALLQMTVAQVRDTMRRLGSTSEECVRLSAALSCLKSATESGGELREDGGPWLSEPTRRDSGSLLTADQLTSLGTPLRPHSPSPLARPSTIQSTPSTPSATFPHPRSGSVSAAPTPEALASHIHSESPLTDPFPMSLAHAARLHGHTSTPPITPPSKRRHRLKPPCTPPPPSRKVLHLLPNITLTRSKSHESQLGNRIEDPPTNKCVRKNKLFLNMQVNGNGHEDLPSRYPTMSARTPGVTTAATTAPYTLPGTPTLMEEHSTIKNNVAVHRSSPQAVRRDIGLAVTHRFSTKSWLSQTCQVCQKNMMFGVKCKHCRLKCHNKCTKEAPSCRISFLPIAKIRRTESVPSDINNPVDRPSEAPQFGTLPKAITKKDHPPVLNQLDSSSNPSSTTSSTPSSPAPFQQSNPPSATPPPNPSPKGHRDSRFNFPAACYFQHRQQFIFPDVSSPAHLHSDVLQDTVTEIEQTADDIHAGLVEDEDEEEGEEEIEVEDEDPEAEEENEEEEDENEDDGEDEYDREEIRMNMGSDGELDGDELDDLPSSRGNQWKGPISRKASQTSVYLQEWDIPFEQLDLGELIGKGRWGKVHKGRWHGEVAIRLLEIDGNNQDHLKLFKKEVMNYRQTRHENVVLFMGACMAPPHLAIITSFCKGRTLYSVVRDTKNTLDINKTRQIAQEIVKGMGYLHAKGIVHKDLKSKNVFHDTNKVVITDFGLFGISGVVQEGRRENKLRLPHGWICYLAPEIVRRMSPGNNEDRLPFSNAADVYAFGTIWYELQARDWPITNQPVEATIWQVGSGEGIKKVLAEISLGKEVTEILSACWAYDLRERPTFTQLADMLEKLPKLNRRLSHPGHFWKSAEL